One Aliiroseovarius sediminilitoris DNA window includes the following coding sequences:
- the recQ gene encoding DNA helicase RecQ produces MPRDLDLLKSVFGFDEFRPGQAEIVEAVSRGENTLAIMPTGGGKSLCFQLPALIRDGVTVVISPLIALMRDQVRGLQAAGVNAGALTSGNTQDETDAVFDAISRDELKLLYMAPERLASGGTLNLLRNAGVTMIAVDEAHCVSQWGHDFRPDYLRIGELRRALDVPLAAFTATADEETRAEIIQKLFDGAPPRTFLHGFDRPNIHLAFAAKDSPRNQILSFAAARKGQSGIVYSATRARTETLAKALRDAGHPAVHYHGGMDAEDRREVERQFQQEDGLIVVATVAFGMGVDKPDIRWVAHSDLPKSIESYYQEIGRAGRDGAPADTLTLFGADDIRLRRSQIDEGLAPSERRSADHGRLNALLGLAEAHGCRRQQLLTYFGEDTPACGNCDLCTAPPDLFDGTVDVMKALSAILRTGECFGSGHLIDLLRGTMTDRIRDRCHDQLPTFGVGKDHDKRMWQAVFRQMLGLDLVRPDPERHGALRITEKAHPVLRGEAQVELRRDTLKTGTRRPTAKMMVAEEDAPLLSALKAKRRALAETARVPAYVVFNDKTLIEMAEKRPSDLDDMARIGGVGAKKLESYGQAFLEVINGDTPELHPHRRKLAGRAAAGLFDRLHAVAIDLARGEDGTGKHLSVTATTLRQIAERKPMTIGELSRISGMGDQKAERFGTAFIDMLTEGE; encoded by the coding sequence ATGCCCCGCGATCTGGACCTTTTGAAATCCGTTTTTGGCTTCGATGAATTTCGCCCCGGACAGGCCGAAATAGTCGAAGCCGTGTCGCGTGGTGAAAACACCTTGGCGATCATGCCAACGGGTGGCGGAAAGTCGCTGTGTTTTCAACTGCCTGCCCTGATCCGTGATGGTGTGACGGTGGTGATTTCCCCGCTGATTGCCCTGATGCGCGATCAGGTGCGCGGGCTTCAGGCGGCCGGGGTGAACGCAGGCGCGCTGACCTCGGGTAACACGCAGGACGAGACCGATGCGGTGTTCGACGCCATATCAAGGGATGAGTTGAAGCTGCTCTATATGGCGCCTGAACGGCTGGCGTCGGGGGGCACCTTGAACCTGTTGCGCAACGCAGGCGTGACCATGATCGCGGTGGACGAGGCGCATTGCGTCAGCCAATGGGGACACGATTTTCGCCCGGACTATCTGAGGATCGGAGAGCTGCGCCGCGCCCTCGATGTGCCATTGGCCGCCTTCACGGCCACGGCAGACGAAGAAACCCGCGCCGAGATTATTCAGAAACTTTTCGACGGCGCGCCTCCGCGCACGTTTCTGCACGGGTTCGACCGCCCGAACATCCATCTGGCCTTCGCCGCCAAGGACAGCCCCCGCAATCAGATCCTGAGCTTCGCGGCGGCCCGCAAAGGGCAGTCCGGCATCGTCTATTCCGCCACCCGCGCGCGCACCGAAACGCTGGCCAAGGCGCTGCGCGATGCAGGTCATCCGGCGGTCCATTACCACGGTGGAATGGATGCCGAAGACCGACGCGAGGTCGAACGCCAGTTTCAGCAAGAAGACGGGTTGATCGTCGTCGCCACCGTAGCCTTCGGCATGGGCGTCGATAAACCCGACATTCGTTGGGTCGCCCATTCCGACCTGCCCAAGTCCATCGAGTCCTATTATCAGGAGATTGGCCGGGCTGGCCGCGACGGAGCGCCCGCCGACACGCTGACCCTGTTTGGGGCTGATGATATCCGGCTGAGGCGCTCGCAAATCGACGAAGGACTGGCCCCATCTGAACGTCGTTCCGCGGATCATGGCCGCCTGAACGCCCTCTTGGGTCTGGCCGAAGCTCATGGCTGCCGTCGTCAACAACTTCTGACCTATTTCGGAGAAGACACGCCCGCTTGCGGCAATTGCGATCTCTGCACCGCACCGCCTGACCTGTTTGACGGGACGGTCGACGTGATGAAGGCACTGTCGGCGATCTTGCGGACGGGCGAGTGTTTCGGATCCGGTCATCTGATCGACCTCTTGCGCGGCACCATGACCGACCGTATCCGAGACCGTTGCCATGACCAGTTGCCGACATTCGGGGTTGGCAAGGATCACGACAAACGCATGTGGCAGGCGGTCTTCCGGCAGATGCTGGGGCTTGATCTGGTGCGCCCCGACCCTGAACGGCACGGTGCATTGCGCATTACCGAAAAGGCGCATCCCGTGTTGCGCGGCGAGGCGCAGGTCGAACTGCGCCGCGACACGTTGAAAACCGGCACGCGGCGACCGACAGCCAAGATGATGGTCGCCGAAGAGGATGCGCCGCTTTTGTCCGCATTGAAAGCAAAACGTCGCGCTTTGGCCGAAACCGCCCGCGTACCGGCCTATGTTGTTTTCAATGATAAAACCCTGATCGAAATGGCTGAAAAGCGGCCCTCTGATCTGGACGATATGGCCCGGATTGGTGGCGTTGGGGCGAAGAAGCTGGAAAGTTATGGCCAGGCGTTTCTTGAAGTTATCAATGGAGACACACCAGAGCTTCATCCGCACAGGCGCAAGCTGGCCGGGCGTGCGGCGGCGGGGCTGTTTGACCGGTTGCATGCGGTTGCGATCGACCTGGCACGGGGCGAGGATGGCACCGGAAAGCACTTGAGTGTGACAGCGACCACTTTGCGCCAGATTGCCGAACGCAAGCCGATGACAATCGGCGAACTGAGCCGAATCTCTGGGATGGGTGATCAGAAAGCCGAGCGATTTGGAACTGCTTTCATCGACATGCTGACAGAAGGGGAATGA
- a CDS encoding YggT family protein — translation MQSLFQILMLIVDIAWFILIAHIVMSWLINFQVLNLRQHIVAQVWYGLNRLLEPVYSRIRAFLPQMGGLDFAPLVALIALYAVRIILINNASAFY, via the coding sequence ATGCAGTCGCTGTTTCAAATCCTGATGCTGATCGTGGATATCGCCTGGTTCATCCTGATCGCGCATATCGTGATGTCGTGGTTGATTAATTTTCAGGTGCTGAACTTGCGGCAACATATCGTGGCGCAAGTCTGGTATGGGCTGAACCGGTTGCTGGAACCCGTCTATTCGCGCATTCGCGCCTTTCTGCCGCAAATGGGTGGGTTGGACTTCGCGCCGCTGGTTGCTCTTATCGCGCTTTATGCGGTCCGGATCATTCTGATCAACAACGCGTCCGCCTTCTACTAA
- a CDS encoding acyl-CoA thioesterase, whose product MYPFIRMFKELIINARAKPLPITGTHISHHMCWPWDIDLWRELNNGRTLTLYDLGRIPLAGRTGLSRMLIKNRWGLTMAGASVRYRKRVRTFVRIEMRSRLVGWDDRFIYVEQGMWLGGECANQIVYRSAVTDRNGIVPTARVVEALGYDDPPPVLPQWVQAWIDADAQRPWPPEA is encoded by the coding sequence ATGTATCCGTTCATCCGCATGTTCAAAGAGTTGATCATAAACGCACGGGCCAAGCCCCTGCCGATCACCGGCACCCATATCAGCCATCATATGTGCTGGCCGTGGGACATCGACCTGTGGCGCGAGTTGAACAATGGACGCACCCTGACACTTTATGATCTTGGACGCATTCCGCTGGCCGGACGCACGGGGCTTTCCCGGATGCTGATCAAGAACCGCTGGGGTCTGACAATGGCAGGTGCCTCGGTTCGGTATCGCAAGCGAGTGCGCACCTTCGTTCGGATCGAGATGCGCAGCCGCTTGGTGGGCTGGGACGACCGGTTCATCTATGTCGAACAAGGCATGTGGCTGGGCGGCGAGTGTGCGAACCAGATCGTCTATCGTTCCGCAGTCACCGATCGCAACGGCATCGTGCCCACCGCCCGCGTGGTCGAAGCGTTGGGATATGATGATCCGCCACCAGTGTTGCCTCAATGGGTGCAGGCTTGGATCGACGCCGACGCGCAGCGCCCCTGGCCGCCCGAAGCATGA
- a CDS encoding MFS transporter, with product MAEISTRKRIWGWFWFDWASQPYHTLLLTFIFGPFFAAIATEHFMAQGLVEQAADAKAQSIWSWGLAAAGLIVGFGAPIMGALADTAGRVRPWVAVFSLLYVIGAGSLWWTQPDGSNLWVMMLMFAVGFIGAEFALVFTNSQLPSLADQDQVGEISGSGFAFGYIGGLVALAIMLTLFVEQPNGKTLIGLAPGLGLLDAEAREGTRIVGPFVAVWFMLFMIPYALWVKDLPGPAAKYSFSGAFAILGRTIRGLKNKRSLAAYLGSSMFYRDALNGLYGFGGVYASLVLNWSIVLIGVFGIISGLAAAGFSWLGGRVDRKRGPKPVIIGSILVLMAVCFLIVNMTREAIFGIALPEGSNIPDILFFGCGMLIGGMGGTLQSASRSMMVRHVDPEAPTESFGLYGLSGRATAFMAPALIAWFTTMTGSARLGVSPLIGLFALGLLLLIWVKPEGEQ from the coding sequence ATGGCAGAGATCTCGACGCGCAAGCGCATATGGGGCTGGTTTTGGTTCGATTGGGCCAGTCAACCCTATCACACTCTGCTTCTGACCTTCATTTTCGGCCCGTTCTTCGCCGCCATCGCGACAGAGCATTTCATGGCGCAAGGGCTGGTGGAGCAAGCCGCCGATGCGAAAGCGCAAAGCATCTGGTCCTGGGGGCTGGCTGCCGCCGGTCTGATCGTTGGATTTGGCGCGCCGATCATGGGGGCACTTGCCGATACCGCCGGGCGGGTGCGTCCGTGGGTTGCGGTCTTCAGCCTTCTTTATGTCATTGGCGCAGGCTCGTTGTGGTGGACACAGCCGGACGGGTCAAACTTGTGGGTGATGATGCTGATGTTTGCCGTCGGCTTCATCGGGGCAGAGTTCGCACTGGTTTTCACCAATTCACAACTGCCCAGCCTTGCCGATCAGGATCAGGTGGGCGAAATCTCGGGCTCGGGCTTCGCCTTCGGTTATATCGGTGGTCTGGTGGCGCTGGCGATCATGCTGACACTGTTCGTCGAACAGCCCAACGGAAAAACCCTGATCGGACTTGCCCCCGGACTGGGCCTGCTGGACGCCGAGGCACGCGAAGGCACACGGATCGTTGGACCCTTCGTCGCGGTATGGTTCATGCTCTTCATGATCCCCTATGCACTGTGGGTGAAGGACCTTCCCGGACCCGCTGCAAAATACAGTTTTTCAGGTGCATTTGCCATTCTGGGCCGAACCATCCGCGGCCTGAAAAACAAGAGAAGCCTTGCAGCCTATCTGGGCAGTTCGATGTTTTATCGCGATGCGCTGAATGGCCTTTACGGGTTTGGCGGGGTCTATGCGAGCCTTGTTCTGAACTGGTCAATCGTCCTGATTGGGGTCTTTGGCATCATATCGGGTCTTGCCGCGGCGGGGTTTAGTTGGCTGGGGGGGCGTGTTGACCGAAAGCGCGGACCGAAGCCAGTCATCATCGGATCTATCCTCGTTCTGATGGCGGTCTGCTTTCTGATCGTGAATATGACGCGCGAGGCGATATTCGGCATCGCACTGCCTGAAGGATCGAATATCCCGGACATCCTTTTCTTTGGCTGCGGCATGTTGATCGGTGGCATGGGCGGCACGTTGCAATCGGCCAGTCGGTCGATGATGGTGCGCCATGTTGACCCGGAAGCCCCCACTGAAAGTTTTGGGCTTTATGGTCTGTCAGGTCGGGCCACGGCGTTCATGGCGCCCGCCCTGATTGCATGGTTCACGACGATGACAGGCAGCGCACGGCTCGGCGTATCTCCGCTGATCGGGTTGTTTGCATTAGGGCTTTTGCTTTTGATCTGGGTTAAACCTGAAGGTGAGCAGTGA
- the mepA gene encoding penicillin-insensitive murein endopeptidase produces MFAGATLAPTKSTAETAAKQLFGAERAGSAQKSAPFGSYAKGCLAGGEQLSQTGPTWQAMRLSRNRNWGHPELIDFIKDLSRKAARQPGWNGLYIGDMSQPRGGPMLTGHRSHQIGLDADIWMLPAKRLNLSANQRESISSISMRRAKGAFVNTSWTRAHHEILKAAAKDKRVARIFVFPGAKVQMCKDEKGNRDWLRKIRPWYGHHYHFHVRLKCPKGMRGCVDQAPPPPGDGCQDAVNWVNDILNPKPAPPTPPKPSKPRGPLTLADLPNQCRSVLSSR; encoded by the coding sequence ATGTTTGCTGGCGCAACGCTGGCCCCAACCAAATCCACGGCCGAAACCGCCGCAAAACAGCTGTTTGGTGCGGAACGTGCGGGATCTGCGCAGAAATCCGCGCCTTTTGGGTCTTATGCAAAAGGGTGTTTGGCCGGGGGCGAGCAGCTTTCGCAAACCGGTCCCACATGGCAGGCTATGCGTCTGTCACGCAATCGAAACTGGGGACATCCAGAGCTGATTGATTTCATCAAAGATTTGTCTCGCAAAGCCGCAAGGCAACCCGGTTGGAACGGCCTCTATATCGGTGATATGAGCCAACCGCGCGGCGGACCGATGTTGACTGGACACCGATCCCACCAGATCGGGTTGGACGCCGATATCTGGATGCTTCCGGCGAAAAGACTGAACCTGTCGGCAAATCAGCGCGAAAGTATCTCGTCCATATCGATGCGGCGGGCAAAGGGGGCGTTTGTCAACACGTCCTGGACCCGGGCCCATCACGAAATCCTGAAAGCCGCTGCAAAAGACAAGCGCGTGGCGCGGATTTTTGTTTTTCCCGGTGCGAAAGTTCAAATGTGTAAGGACGAAAAAGGCAACCGCGACTGGCTAAGGAAAATCCGGCCCTGGTATGGGCATCACTATCATTTCCATGTCCGTCTGAAATGCCCGAAGGGAATGCGCGGCTGTGTCGATCAGGCACCACCGCCCCCTGGCGACGGCTGCCAGGATGCGGTGAACTGGGTCAATGATATCCTGAATCCCAAACCTGCCCCGCCCACTCCTCCAAAACCAAGCAAGCCACGTGGCCCGCTGACGCTTGCTGACCTGCCAAATCAATGTCGCTCCGTCTTGTCGTCGCGTTAG
- a CDS encoding esterase-like activity of phytase family protein codes for MSLRLVVALGALAALVGFYTVDLGAQTVSEAKLLSTTRWYGGDDAVFGGFSALEVSEDGKTFVALTDRGHITQGQFVRKDGKIKKVAHGPLKKLTSPRGDPLSGIWTDSEGLAIAPDGTIYVSFEIRHRIVRYKPGQTKGVDLPNNPAAKRMSANAALEALAVQPDGTILVIPEGNGAQKTPHPVYRLRPGATEWEKPYAIPRYRPYVPVGADVGPDGRLYLLERHLSSIFGFTSRVRRFDMTDERLTNETILLQTEVGEFDNLEGLAVWQDHDGLIRLTMVSDDNFKFFQVTEIVEYVVPQGVGVKTEHLIKNQ; via the coding sequence ATGTCGCTCCGTCTTGTCGTCGCGTTAGGGGCGCTGGCAGCGCTTGTTGGTTTCTATACCGTTGATCTTGGTGCGCAGACGGTGTCCGAGGCCAAGCTGCTGTCGACAACGCGCTGGTATGGCGGAGACGATGCAGTGTTTGGTGGCTTTTCAGCTCTTGAAGTCAGCGAAGATGGAAAAACCTTTGTCGCACTGACTGATCGCGGTCACATCACGCAAGGTCAGTTCGTGCGCAAAGACGGCAAGATCAAAAAGGTCGCACATGGCCCGTTGAAGAAACTGACATCGCCGCGCGGCGACCCGCTCAGCGGTATCTGGACAGACAGCGAAGGCTTGGCCATTGCACCTGATGGCACGATCTATGTCAGCTTCGAAATTCGTCACCGCATCGTGCGGTACAAGCCCGGACAAACGAAAGGCGTTGACCTGCCGAACAATCCAGCCGCCAAAAGAATGTCGGCCAACGCGGCACTGGAAGCGCTTGCCGTGCAACCGGATGGCACCATCCTTGTGATCCCTGAAGGGAATGGTGCTCAGAAAACACCGCATCCCGTCTATCGCCTGCGCCCGGGTGCGACGGAATGGGAAAAGCCCTACGCCATTCCACGCTATCGGCCTTATGTGCCGGTTGGGGCAGATGTTGGACCGGATGGGCGGCTCTATCTGCTGGAGCGGCATCTGAGCAGCATCTTTGGCTTCACCAGCCGCGTTCGCCGGTTCGACATGACCGACGAACGTCTGACCAACGAAACCATATTGCTGCAAACCGAAGTTGGCGAGTTTGACAACCTTGAGGGGTTGGCGGTCTGGCAGGATCACGACGGGCTGATCCGATTGACCATGGTGTCAGACGACAATTTCAAGTTCTTTCAGGTCACGGAGATTGTTGAATATGTCGTTCCCCAAGGCGTCGGTGTGAAAACAGAACACTTGATCAAAAACCAATGA
- a CDS encoding queuosine precursor transporter: MTRILPGVIAMAAIVVASNILVQHLFGQWLTWGAFTYPFAFLVTDVMNRVYGPSAARKVVFAGFVTGVICSFIGTQIIGEFGPLVTLRIAIASGLAFLTAQLLDVAIFDRLRGGKWWRAPVASTIIGGTVDTAIFFTIAFSASLAFLEIGNDVGWANEVLPMLGSGPNAPLWISLAVADWLVKMAIAFVALVPFRLIVTKLSPNPA, from the coding sequence ATGACCCGTATCCTTCCTGGCGTGATCGCCATGGCCGCCATCGTGGTGGCGTCAAACATCCTGGTGCAGCATCTGTTCGGCCAATGGCTGACATGGGGTGCTTTCACATATCCTTTTGCCTTTCTTGTCACGGACGTGATGAACCGCGTCTATGGCCCGTCGGCTGCGCGCAAGGTTGTCTTTGCTGGCTTCGTCACCGGTGTGATTTGCAGCTTTATCGGCACCCAGATCATTGGTGAGTTTGGACCGCTTGTGACTTTGCGCATTGCGATCGCCTCTGGCCTTGCCTTCCTGACGGCACAGCTTCTGGACGTTGCTATCTTTGATCGATTGCGGGGCGGCAAATGGTGGCGCGCACCTGTGGCCAGCACCATCATCGGTGGCACGGTGGACACCGCGATCTTCTTCACCATCGCCTTCTCTGCCAGTCTTGCGTTCCTTGAAATCGGCAATGATGTTGGCTGGGCGAACGAGGTTCTGCCAATGCTTGGCAGTGGTCCGAACGCCCCGCTTTGGATATCTCTCGCGGTGGCCGATTGGCTGGTAAAAATGGCGATTGCATTTGTCGCACTGGTTCCATTTCGCCTCATTGTCACGAAACTTTCACCAAATCCTGCGTGA
- the arfB gene encoding alternative ribosome rescue aminoacyl-tRNA hydrolase ArfB: MIRVTDDITLQDWELSESFTRSSGPGGQNVNKVATAVELRFEAARSPSLTPPVKTRLKRIAGRKWTQDGAIVIRAEETRSQARNREIAQNRLVEMIRRALVAPKRRIATKPTLGSKKRRLDAKTRRSQIKALRGRIDDD; this comes from the coding sequence ATGATCCGCGTGACCGACGATATCACCCTGCAAGATTGGGAGCTGAGTGAAAGTTTCACTCGCAGTTCCGGCCCCGGCGGGCAGAACGTGAACAAGGTCGCGACTGCGGTCGAACTTCGGTTTGAAGCCGCGCGATCGCCGAGTCTGACCCCGCCCGTGAAAACGCGGCTGAAGCGGATCGCGGGGCGCAAATGGACGCAAGACGGCGCGATTGTGATCCGGGCAGAAGAAACGCGCAGCCAAGCCCGCAACCGCGAGATCGCGCAAAACCGCCTTGTCGAAATGATACGCCGCGCACTGGTCGCACCAAAACGGCGGATTGCCACCAAGCCCACCCTGGGGTCGAAAAAACGCAGGCTGGACGCAAAGACCCGCCGCAGCCAAATCAAAGCCCTGCGCGGGCGCATCGACGACGATTAA
- a CDS encoding aspartate aminotransferase family protein — protein sequence MSDTPTLLQRRARLLGPNMTTFYSDPVHIVRGEGAWLWDADGNRFLDCYNNVPHVGHAHPKVVEAITQQAATLNTHTRYLHEGILDYAERLTGTMDHDLDTMIMVCTGSEANDIALRMGRAVTGKTGIICTDNTYHGNTDLVSHLSAKKTPIGGAVEWVKKVPSPDTLTPLGGRDEAQSQAFADEVQAAIDALEAEGHGFGTLILDPFFANEGLPELSHGFLDPTVDVVRKAGGVIIADEVQPGFGRTGGHFWGHQRIGLAPDIVTMGKPMGNGHPVAAVVTRPEIMAEFRNRFGYFNTFGGNPVAVAAASAVLDVLEEEGLMTNALRIGEHLEKLLCQVKHINTADIRGAGLFWCVEFDIDGDTEAAAPFCARLVDEMRNRGVLLHSVGRHYHGIKIRPPMCFDRAQAELLAETLDAAMKALPA from the coding sequence ATGTCGGACACCCCCACCCTTCTGCAACGTCGCGCGCGGCTTCTTGGCCCGAACATGACGACGTTTTACAGCGATCCCGTTCACATCGTGCGTGGTGAAGGGGCCTGGCTATGGGATGCCGATGGGAACAGATTCCTTGATTGTTATAACAACGTGCCCCATGTGGGACACGCCCATCCGAAAGTGGTCGAAGCAATCACCCAACAGGCTGCCACATTGAACACACACACCCGCTATCTGCACGAAGGCATCTTGGATTACGCCGAGCGGCTGACCGGCACGATGGATCATGACCTGGATACCATGATCATGGTTTGCACCGGGTCCGAGGCCAACGACATCGCCCTGCGTATGGGGCGCGCTGTGACGGGCAAGACGGGGATCATCTGCACCGATAACACATATCACGGAAACACCGATCTGGTGTCGCATCTGTCGGCCAAGAAAACACCCATTGGCGGCGCGGTCGAATGGGTCAAGAAAGTGCCATCGCCGGACACGCTGACCCCGCTGGGTGGTCGTGACGAGGCGCAATCGCAAGCCTTTGCAGACGAGGTTCAGGCGGCGATCGACGCACTTGAAGCTGAAGGTCACGGCTTTGGCACCCTGATCCTTGATCCGTTCTTTGCCAACGAAGGGCTGCCCGAGCTGTCCCACGGCTTCCTTGACCCGACCGTTGATGTGGTTCGCAAAGCCGGCGGCGTCATCATCGCGGACGAGGTGCAGCCGGGTTTTGGCCGAACGGGTGGTCATTTCTGGGGACATCAACGGATCGGCTTAGCACCAGACATCGTGACCATGGGCAAACCGATGGGAAACGGCCACCCGGTTGCCGCCGTTGTCACCCGACCCGAGATCATGGCCGAATTTCGCAATCGTTTCGGCTATTTCAACACGTTTGGCGGCAATCCTGTTGCCGTCGCTGCCGCTTCAGCCGTGTTGGACGTGCTGGAAGAGGAGGGCCTGATGACAAATGCCCTCAGAATCGGCGAGCACCTGGAGAAGCTGCTTTGCCAAGTCAAGCATATCAACACGGCCGACATTCGCGGGGCAGGCCTGTTCTGGTGCGTCGAGTTTGACATAGATGGCGACACCGAAGCCGCCGCGCCGTTCTGTGCGCGACTGGTGGACGAGATGCGCAATCGCGGGGTGCTGCTACACTCGGTCGGGCGCCATTACCACGGCATCAAGATTCGTCCACCCATGTGTTTTGATCGCGCGCAGGCCGAACTTCTGGCTGAAACGCTTGATGCCGCAATGAAAGCGCTGCCCGCATGA
- a CDS encoding phosphotransferase enzyme family protein, which produces MSALKQALAAWDAKDIRMIKNRENVVHEVRIDGRPAALRLHRPGYQSKASIQSELDWMAGLASAGMRVPAPIPMRSGDTVADLGAGQIATVVSWVDGAPIGEGGVPLPGTEVDQVALYHCVGRELATLHNLTDAMILPQGFSRHRWDIPGLLGDNPFWGRFWESPALTEGERALILRARAVAHDMVTAFAEDGADFGLIHADALRENIFVKDGELTLIDFDDAGFGFRIYDLAVMMTQNEDEPAADAIRDAAIAGYRTLRSFPHDAEALLPLFVMIRRFASMGWAVPRNPPDGPAVRDYAQKAVRAARTFLRA; this is translated from the coding sequence ATGAGCGCGCTGAAACAGGCCCTCGCGGCGTGGGATGCGAAGGACATTCGCATGATCAAGAACCGCGAAAACGTGGTTCACGAAGTGCGCATTGACGGACGTCCCGCCGCACTGCGCCTGCACAGGCCCGGCTATCAAAGCAAGGCTTCGATCCAGTCGGAGCTGGACTGGATGGCCGGATTGGCGTCTGCGGGGATGCGCGTGCCCGCCCCCATCCCGATGCGATCCGGCGACACGGTGGCCGATCTGGGTGCAGGTCAGATCGCGACGGTGGTTTCGTGGGTTGACGGTGCGCCGATTGGTGAAGGTGGCGTGCCGCTGCCGGGAACCGAGGTGGACCAAGTTGCGCTTTATCACTGTGTGGGGCGCGAGCTGGCAACCCTGCACAACCTGACCGACGCTATGATTCTGCCTCAGGGTTTCTCGCGCCACCGTTGGGACATTCCTGGCCTTTTGGGCGACAATCCCTTCTGGGGCCGGTTCTGGGAGAGCCCCGCTTTGACCGAGGGTGAACGCGCCCTGATCCTGCGTGCCCGTGCTGTGGCGCATGACATGGTGACGGCGTTTGCCGAAGATGGCGCCGATTTCGGACTGATCCACGCAGACGCCCTGCGCGAAAACATCTTTGTCAAAGACGGTGAGCTGACGTTGATCGACTTCGACGACGCGGGCTTTGGCTTCCGCATCTATGATCTGGCCGTGATGATGACCCAGAACGAGGATGAACCCGCCGCCGATGCCATCCGCGATGCCGCAATCGCAGGCTACCGCACCCTCCGCTCGTTCCCTCATGATGCGGAAGCCCTGCTTCCGCTGTTCGTAATGATCCGCCGGTTTGCCTCGATGGGTTGGGCCGTGCCGCGAAATCCGCCCGACGGCCCGGCCGTGCGGGACTATGCTCAGAAAGCTGTCAGGGCCGCACGCACGTTCCTGAGGGCATAG
- the pncB gene encoding nicotinate phosphoribosyltransferase, translating into MPDIASRVYNHHWKIDPIVRSLIDTDFYKLLMCQSVFRNKPDTHVTFSLINRTKSVPLADLIDEGELREQLDHIRSLSLSRGESTWLRGNMFYGKRQMFRSDFMEWFEGMRLPDYHLERVGDQYELTFEGSWPEVMLWEIPALAVLMELRGRAVLRGMGKFELQVLYARAMTRIWEKIERLRKLDGLRLADFGTRRRHSYLWQDWCVQAMIEGLGDRFVGTSNCSIAMKRDIEAIGTNAHELPMVYAALADDDDELARAPYDVLADWQEEHDGNLRIILPDTYGTQGFLDRAPDWLAGWTGIRVDSGDPATGAEIAIKWWKDRGEDPTQKMVIFSDGLDTDKIIELHQQFAGRVRTSFGWGTLLTNDFRGLVPNDTLAPFSLVCKAVGANGRATVKLSDNPNKAMGPADEIARYKRVFGVGAQPKLDVIV; encoded by the coding sequence ATGCCTGATATTGCCAGCCGGGTTTACAATCACCACTGGAAGATTGATCCCATCGTGCGGTCATTGATCGACACGGATTTCTATAAGCTGCTGATGTGTCAGTCGGTGTTTCGCAACAAACCGGACACCCATGTTACATTCAGCCTGATCAATCGCACCAAGTCGGTGCCGCTGGCCGACCTGATCGACGAAGGTGAGTTGCGCGAGCAGTTGGATCATATCCGCTCGCTGTCCCTGTCGCGCGGCGAAAGCACATGGCTGCGCGGGAACATGTTCTATGGCAAGCGCCAGATGTTTCGTTCGGACTTCATGGAATGGTTTGAAGGGATGCGGCTGCCGGATTATCACCTTGAGCGGGTGGGCGATCAATACGAGCTGACCTTCGAAGGTTCATGGCCCGAGGTCATGCTGTGGGAAATTCCCGCGCTTGCCGTCTTGATGGAACTTCGGGGCCGCGCGGTATTACGTGGCATGGGCAAGTTTGAGCTTCAGGTGCTCTATGCCCGCGCCATGACCCGTATCTGGGAAAAGATCGAACGGCTGCGCAAGCTGGACGGGCTGCGCCTTGCCGATTTCGGGACAAGACGCCGCCACAGCTATCTGTGGCAGGATTGGTGTGTGCAGGCGATGATCGAGGGGCTGGGGGATCGTTTTGTCGGCACCTCGAACTGTTCGATTGCCATGAAGCGCGACATCGAGGCAATCGGAACAAACGCGCATGAACTTCCTATGGTCTACGCTGCGTTGGCCGATGATGACGACGAACTGGCGCGCGCGCCCTATGATGTTCTGGCCGACTGGCAGGAAGAGCATGACGGCAATCTGCGGATCATCCTGCCCGACACATATGGAACCCAAGGGTTTCTTGACCGCGCACCCGATTGGCTGGCCGGCTGGACAGGTATCCGGGTGGACAGCGGCGACCCAGCCACCGGGGCCGAGATTGCGATCAAGTGGTGGAAAGACCGGGGTGAGGATCCGACCCAGAAAATGGTAATCTTCTCAGACGGGCTGGACACGGACAAGATCATCGAGTTGCACCAACAATTCGCAGGTCGTGTGCGCACCAGTTTCGGTTGGGGGACGCTACTGACAAATGACTTCCGTGGGCTTGTGCCAAACGACACCCTCGCCCCGTTCTCGCTGGTCTGCAAAGCGGTCGGGGCGAACGGGCGGGCGACGGTGAAACTGTCGGATAATCCCAACAAGGCAATGGGGCCAGCGGATGAGATTGCGCGCTACAAGCGGGTGTTCGGGGTTGGCGCACAGCCGAAACTAGATGTGATCGTCTAG